The following proteins are encoded in a genomic region of Trichocoleus sp.:
- the rfbG gene encoding CDP-glucose 4,6-dehydratase gives MIDRQFWSGKRVFITGHTGFKGSWLSLWLQGLNAEILGYSLQPPSNPSLFELANVAEGMTSVIGDVRSLAHLQQVMTDFQPEIVIHMAAQPLVRRSYQAPVETYATNVMGTVHLLESVRHTSSVKAVVDITSDKCYENREWHWGYRERDALGGYDPYSSSKACAELIAASYRNSFFNVERYEEHGVALATTRAGNVIGGGDWAADRLVPDILKALLRQESVPIRNPNATRPWQHVLEPLNGYLMLAERLYQDGAKYADAWNFGPDSSNVETVGWIADRLYEMWGGEFTWQRDQQTTHAHENTFLKLDCSKAQGQLGWRPQLDLEVTLQWIVEWTKAYQAGEEMRSVTQEQIQEFMTLEMIRKMEQAKQPTPAAKEPIAL, from the coding sequence ATGATCGATCGTCAGTTTTGGAGCGGCAAGCGAGTTTTCATTACTGGACATACTGGTTTTAAGGGAAGTTGGCTATCGCTATGGCTACAAGGTTTGAATGCGGAAATTCTGGGTTATTCCCTACAACCACCTTCTAATCCCAGCCTATTTGAGTTAGCAAATGTGGCAGAAGGAATGACTTCTGTAATAGGTGATGTGCGCTCTCTCGCTCACCTTCAACAGGTCATGACCGACTTTCAGCCAGAGATTGTAATTCACATGGCAGCCCAACCACTGGTGCGTCGTTCCTATCAAGCTCCAGTTGAAACTTACGCAACAAATGTGATGGGAACCGTTCATTTGTTAGAATCAGTGCGTCATACTAGCAGCGTGAAGGCAGTCGTTGATATTACTTCAGATAAGTGCTACGAAAACCGAGAATGGCACTGGGGATATCGAGAAAGAGATGCGTTGGGCGGTTACGATCCCTACAGCAGCAGCAAAGCTTGTGCCGAACTCATTGCAGCTAGCTACCGGAACTCTTTCTTTAACGTAGAGCGGTATGAGGAACACGGTGTTGCCCTGGCGACGACTCGTGCTGGAAATGTGATTGGTGGTGGAGACTGGGCAGCCGATCGCCTCGTTCCTGATATCCTCAAAGCACTGCTTAGACAGGAATCTGTGCCAATTCGCAACCCCAATGCAACACGTCCTTGGCAACATGTTCTGGAACCGCTAAATGGCTATTTGATGTTGGCTGAACGGCTTTATCAGGACGGTGCTAAGTATGCGGATGCCTGGAACTTTGGTCCCGACAGTTCCAATGTGGAAACGGTTGGTTGGATTGCTGATCGGCTCTACGAGATGTGGGGAGGTGAATTTACCTGGCAACGAGATCAACAAACCACTCATGCCCATGAGAATACCTTCCTAAAACTAGATTGCTCTAAAGCTCAGGGACAACTTGGTTGGCGACCCCAGCTTGATCTAGAAGTAACCCTACAATGGATTGTCGAATGGACGAAGGCATATCAGGCAGGTGAAGAGATGCGATCGGTGACGCAGGAGCAGATTCAAGAGTTTATGACGCTCGAAATGATTCGCAAGATGGAACAAGCGAAACAACCGACTCCTGCCGCTAAGGAACCCATTGCACTGTAA
- a CDS encoding DnaJ domain-containing protein: MDNIQQYYELLGLKVGASQVEIKQAYRQLVKRWHPDRFPQNPSQQQAAEEKIKQLNEAYQALKSYEPEMKSDPSDRPTTRSPSNRPTYTTAPTSAEVFYDRAGEEAKERNYEEAIECLNAAIRINPNYAEAYRYRGFLYSVLGFERRAEADLRKAKDLGLGKSPYSPGVSSRPSPKSSANRSPGNSSQSTSQAWICVHTITDQSAINSLAIGRSRSLLVSGGEDHTVNLWNLQTYKQIGSLAGHTAPVLSVCLSEDGKLLASGSQDYSIKLWHIETGSLLKTFTGHTAAVGSVVISPDRQILLSGSADRTVQAWHLGSGKLLQTFIGHTASVHAVAISPNGKLFASGSADQSIRLWEMRTGQFLGAFNQRTSPVLCLAINPNSKTLAAGEADGTVKLWDLQTGQLLHRIQGQQGSIQAVAFHPKEQTIASSGNGTIQIWHLTSGKLLNTLSAHQDRVTSLAFSADGSLLISSSRDQTMKVWQRR, encoded by the coding sequence ATGGATAACATTCAACAGTATTACGAGCTTTTAGGACTCAAAGTAGGTGCGTCTCAGGTAGAAATTAAGCAAGCCTATCGGCAGTTGGTGAAACGCTGGCATCCCGATCGCTTTCCGCAGAATCCTTCGCAGCAGCAAGCAGCCGAGGAAAAAATCAAGCAACTCAATGAGGCATATCAAGCTCTCAAGTCCTATGAGCCTGAGATGAAGTCTGATCCATCCGATCGCCCCACTACTCGTTCCCCCTCAAACCGACCCACTTACACGACAGCCCCCACCTCCGCCGAAGTTTTTTATGATCGCGCTGGAGAGGAAGCAAAAGAGCGAAACTATGAGGAAGCGATCGAGTGTTTAAACGCGGCAATTCGGATTAACCCTAACTATGCCGAAGCCTATCGCTATCGTGGCTTTCTCTATTCTGTATTAGGTTTTGAGCGACGCGCCGAAGCTGATTTACGCAAAGCCAAAGACTTGGGTTTAGGAAAGTCACCTTATTCGCCCGGTGTTTCTTCTCGACCTTCTCCCAAATCATCTGCAAATCGTTCACCAGGCAATTCATCTCAATCTACCTCTCAAGCTTGGATCTGCGTTCACACGATTACAGATCAGAGTGCCATCAATTCACTAGCCATTGGACGATCGCGTTCTCTCCTGGTTAGTGGTGGGGAAGATCACACGGTTAATCTCTGGAATCTACAAACTTATAAACAAATTGGCAGTCTTGCGGGTCATACTGCGCCTGTTCTATCAGTTTGTTTGAGCGAAGATGGAAAGCTACTCGCAAGCGGCAGTCAGGATTACAGCATCAAACTTTGGCACATTGAAACAGGCTCCCTGTTAAAAACATTCACCGGGCATACTGCGGCTGTCGGATCAGTTGTTATCAGCCCCGATCGCCAAATACTCCTTAGCGGCAGTGCCGATCGCACCGTTCAAGCTTGGCATCTGGGTTCAGGAAAACTGCTGCAAACATTTATCGGGCATACGGCTTCAGTTCATGCTGTGGCAATCAGTCCAAATGGAAAGCTTTTTGCCAGTGGTAGTGCAGATCAGTCAATTCGGCTGTGGGAAATGAGAACTGGACAATTCCTAGGGGCTTTTAATCAGAGGACAAGCCCAGTCCTTTGTTTGGCAATTAATCCAAATAGTAAAACGCTGGCAGCAGGAGAGGCAGACGGCACAGTTAAACTTTGGGATCTGCAAACAGGTCAGTTGCTCCATCGGATCCAGGGACAACAAGGCAGCATTCAAGCAGTCGCATTTCATCCAAAAGAGCAAACGATCGCCAGTAGCGGCAACGGCACCATCCAAATCTGGCATCTCACTTCCGGCAAACTCCTCAATACGCTATCTGCTCATCAGGATAGGGTAACTTCCCTCGCATTCAGTGCAGATGGTTCATTGCTAATCAGCAGCAGTCGCGATCAAACCATGAAAGTCTGGCAGCGTCGCTGA
- the uvrB gene encoding excinuclease ABC subunit UvrB, producing MSEFNIQAPFEPMGDQPKAIKKLTEYLNQGHRYQTLLGATGTGKTHTIARVIQNVKKPTLVLAHNKTLAAQLCNELREFFPDNAVEYFISYYDYYQPEAYIPVTDTYIAKTASINDEIDMLRHSATRSLFERQDVIVVASISCIYGLGIPSEYLNASIPLRVGKELDQRQVLRDLASVQYERNDLEVGRGKFRVKGDVLEIGPAYEDRIIRVEFFGDEIDAIRYIDPLTGETLQSMDAINVYPARHFVTPEDRLQDACEEIEQELKARLVELESENKLLEAQRLEQRTRYDLELLREVGYCNGVENYARHLAGRHPGSPPECLIDYFPEDWLLVIDESHVTIPQIRGMYNGDRSRKMTLIDHGFRLPSAADNRPLKAEEFWEKVNQCIFVSATPGTWELEISGGKFEVEGEGKEESRSYIEGTGRIVEQVIRPTGVVDPEIFVRPTEGQIDDLLGEIQERVKLNERTLVTTLTKRMAEDLTEYLQERAIRVRYLHSEINSIERIEILQDLRAGEFDVLIGVNLLREGLDLPEVSLVAILDADKEGFLRAERSLIQTIGRAARHIRGQAVLYADNFTDSMARAISATERRRVIQLEYNEKHGITPKPIIKRQNNSILQFLEVSRRLNAQELDQIYEHSDELPLENIPDLIVKLETEMKEASKKLEFEEAAKLRDRIKHLRDRMLGRHPSKKE from the coding sequence ATGTCAGAATTCAACATTCAAGCCCCGTTCGAGCCAATGGGAGATCAGCCCAAGGCAATCAAAAAACTCACGGAGTACCTGAATCAAGGGCATCGCTATCAAACGCTTCTGGGCGCAACTGGAACCGGAAAAACCCACACGATCGCCCGGGTCATTCAAAACGTCAAAAAGCCGACGCTGGTGCTGGCACATAACAAAACGCTGGCAGCACAGTTATGTAATGAGTTGCGCGAATTCTTTCCAGATAACGCAGTCGAGTATTTTATTAGCTATTACGACTATTATCAGCCAGAGGCATATATTCCCGTTACTGATACTTACATTGCCAAAACTGCCTCAATCAATGACGAAATTGATATGCTGCGGCACTCGGCAACACGATCGCTGTTTGAGCGGCAAGATGTGATTGTTGTAGCATCGATTAGCTGTATTTATGGTCTGGGGATTCCTTCAGAATATTTGAATGCCTCAATTCCGCTCCGGGTTGGCAAAGAGCTTGATCAGCGGCAGGTGTTGCGCGATCTGGCATCGGTGCAATATGAGCGGAACGATCTGGAAGTGGGGCGCGGCAAATTCCGGGTGAAAGGCGACGTACTAGAGATTGGCCCGGCTTACGAAGATCGGATCATTCGGGTTGAGTTCTTTGGCGATGAGATTGATGCCATTCGATACATCGATCCGCTCACGGGTGAAACGTTGCAGAGTATGGATGCCATCAATGTTTATCCGGCAAGGCACTTTGTCACCCCCGAAGACCGACTACAGGACGCTTGTGAAGAAATTGAACAAGAACTGAAAGCAAGATTGGTTGAACTGGAAAGCGAGAATAAACTGCTGGAGGCACAGCGGCTCGAACAGCGCACTCGGTATGACCTGGAACTGCTGCGGGAAGTCGGTTATTGTAACGGGGTCGAAAACTATGCACGACATCTCGCCGGACGGCATCCCGGATCACCGCCTGAGTGTTTAATTGACTATTTCCCCGAAGACTGGCTGCTGGTTATTGATGAGTCACACGTCACCATTCCCCAAATTCGCGGCATGTACAACGGCGATCGATCGCGCAAAATGACGCTGATTGATCATGGCTTCCGGTTGCCCAGTGCTGCCGATAACCGTCCCCTGAAGGCTGAAGAATTTTGGGAGAAGGTGAATCAATGCATTTTTGTCTCAGCAACGCCCGGAACCTGGGAATTAGAGATCTCCGGCGGCAAATTTGAAGTGGAAGGCGAAGGCAAAGAAGAGTCTCGGTCTTACATTGAAGGCACAGGTCGCATTGTTGAACAGGTGATTCGCCCCACGGGAGTCGTCGATCCAGAAATCTTTGTTCGCCCAACTGAGGGACAGATTGATGATCTGCTCGGCGAAATTCAGGAGCGGGTGAAACTCAACGAACGAACCCTTGTCACAACGCTAACTAAGCGGATGGCAGAAGACCTGACTGAATATCTGCAAGAACGAGCGATTCGGGTTCGCTATCTGCACTCCGAAATCAATTCGATCGAGCGCATCGAAATTTTGCAAGACCTGAGAGCAGGCGAATTTGATGTGCTGATCGGCGTTAACCTGCTGCGGGAAGGATTGGACTTACCAGAAGTGTCGCTAGTTGCCATTTTGGATGCCGACAAAGAAGGATTTTTGCGAGCAGAACGATCGCTGATCCAAACCATCGGACGGGCAGCCCGTCACATTCGGGGACAAGCTGTTCTTTATGCCGACAACTTCACCGATAGTATGGCACGTGCCATCAGTGCTACAGAGCGTCGTCGGGTCATCCAGTTGGAGTATAACGAGAAACACGGCATTACCCCCAAGCCCATTATTAAGCGACAGAATAACTCAATTCTGCAATTCCTCGAAGTTTCACGTCGTTTGAATGCACAGGAACTTGACCAAATCTATGAACATTCAGACGAACTGCCGCTGGAAAACATTCCAGATCTGATTGTGAAACTGGAAACCGAAATGAAAGAAGCCTCAAAAAAACTAGAGTTTGAGGAAGCAGCAAAACTGCGCGATCGGATCAAGCATCTCCGCGATCGAATGTTGGGGCGGCATCCTAGCAAAAAAGAATGA
- a CDS encoding ATP-binding cassette domain-containing protein, which yields MMGDVIRLEGVSLTAGVAAYYLLQDISFQVAQGDRVAIVGASGAGKTSLLRVLNRLSEVTAGRIYFAGQEIRQIPAVQLRQQITLVAQESKLLGMTVREAFAYPLTLRGMATSAIEQRLSFWMEQLHIPSEWLDRTEVQLSVGQRQLVAIGRALMIQPKVLLLDEPTSALDAGRAHHLLETLTHLAAEQQITLFMVNHQLDLARQFCTRLLAMHQGRLTHDLAADQVDWQELKHNLIQAETQEAEEWQ from the coding sequence ATGATGGGTGATGTGATTCGGCTAGAAGGGGTCAGTTTGACTGCGGGAGTAGCAGCTTATTATTTGCTGCAAGATATTTCGTTTCAAGTTGCTCAGGGCGATCGGGTTGCAATCGTGGGGGCTTCGGGGGCAGGAAAAACTTCGCTACTGCGGGTGCTGAATCGATTGAGTGAGGTGACTGCGGGCAGGATTTATTTTGCAGGACAGGAGATTCGGCAGATTCCAGCGGTTCAGTTGCGGCAGCAGATTACCTTAGTGGCTCAGGAGTCGAAGCTGCTGGGGATGACGGTCAGAGAGGCGTTTGCTTATCCGCTGACTTTACGAGGAATGGCTACATCAGCGATCGAACAGCGTTTGAGCTTTTGGATGGAGCAGCTCCATATTCCCTCCGAATGGCTTGACCGAACAGAAGTACAGCTTTCAGTTGGGCAACGGCAACTGGTGGCGATCGGGCGGGCTTTGATGATTCAGCCAAAAGTGCTGCTGCTGGATGAACCCACTTCAGCATTAGACGCTGGACGCGCCCATCATCTGCTCGAAACGCTCACTCATTTGGCAGCAGAGCAGCAAATCACGTTATTTATGGTCAACCACCAGCTCGATCTGGCAAGACAGTTTTGCACCAGGCTCCTCGCCATGCATCAAGGCAGGCTAACGCATGATTTAGCCGCAGATCAGGTAGACTGGCAGGAATTGAAGCACAATTTGATTCAGGCAGAAACCCAGGAAGCCGAAGAGTGGCAGTAG
- a CDS encoding GUN4 domain-containing protein: MPFPSEAQYREVVQHYVRAGAISPRVRQLLERQRQWLKLLPHEAQAIEQSVLQTLQTADLTPAANPFPPLPEQTFEPFLEDLSLSDSHAASHAEPIAPQLDLSNLSLAPGSSDPILIPVSASLRLRISVAIEPADINIAHSANDISSASTSASTSDEHHTDEQPLAIEAAKPLALLEGSQPPLVLEEQKKSEDLDLENFDLRDLGLENSDLANLLSLVSENPSIEELRSVISQLTAPEQAPSLRLPIEEDSPEYRQNKELYQAEFKSLLYQRYPQPISEADHSELKRLQHNLQIVDEDVSAIEAQVLAEHQQTLPQEPFLPESRSLPESTHHQETPAESVKEHTVELPSQKESEQDYFATPIEAVINPEAAQHQATEEQPSDAEPQPPVTVASHPEAPSFISDGLAQLDDKLYNQQWREADRLTLTLMLQLAKQERWLDEQTIKRISDKAAVQAIDRLWRQYSQNYLKQEFGFQAQCALYRSMKPAKLDGKIARDVKLQQAIDFVNQVGWWTPRLNCFRFYEQLDFPTSNLSGTVRPGHLPALWFWTIPSLESFRLGGIGTGLGGCRLMVDRLDGMLAHLERLLQ; encoded by the coding sequence ATGCCATTTCCATCTGAGGCGCAATACCGAGAAGTCGTACAGCACTATGTTCGAGCCGGAGCGATTTCTCCAAGGGTGCGCCAGCTTCTAGAACGGCAGCGACAATGGCTAAAGCTCTTACCTCACGAAGCGCAAGCGATCGAACAATCGGTTCTGCAAACTCTACAGACGGCTGATCTGACTCCAGCAGCCAATCCGTTTCCTCCCTTACCAGAGCAGACTTTTGAGCCTTTTTTAGAAGATTTGTCCTTATCGGACTCCCATGCTGCTTCCCATGCTGAGCCGATCGCCCCACAGCTTGATCTGTCTAACCTCAGCCTGGCTCCTGGCTCCAGTGACCCTATTTTGATTCCGGTTTCTGCCTCGTTACGGCTCCGCATTTCTGTTGCCATTGAACCTGCTGACATCAACATTGCTCACTCTGCGAACGACATTAGTTCAGCCTCAACCTCAGCCTCAACCTCAGATGAACATCACACCGATGAGCAACCGCTTGCGATCGAGGCAGCAAAGCCACTTGCGCTTTTAGAAGGCTCCCAGCCACCATTGGTGCTTGAAGAGCAAAAAAAATCGGAAGACCTCGATTTAGAAAACTTTGATCTGAGAGACTTAGGGCTGGAAAATTCTGATTTAGCGAACCTGTTATCCCTCGTTTCCGAGAATCCTTCGATTGAAGAACTCCGGTCAGTCATTTCACAACTCACTGCCCCTGAGCAAGCCCCATCCTTGCGGCTGCCGATCGAGGAGGACTCCCCAGAATATCGCCAGAATAAAGAACTCTATCAGGCTGAATTTAAGTCGCTGCTTTATCAACGATATCCGCAGCCGATTAGTGAAGCCGATCACTCCGAGCTAAAGCGATTACAGCACAATTTACAAATAGTAGATGAAGATGTCAGTGCGATCGAGGCGCAAGTTTTAGCAGAGCATCAGCAGACATTACCCCAAGAGCCATTTTTACCTGAATCTCGTTCTTTGCCTGAATCCACGCATCATCAAGAGACTCCAGCCGAATCTGTTAAGGAACACACTGTTGAGTTGCCTTCCCAGAAAGAGTCTGAGCAGGACTATTTTGCTACACCGATCGAAGCGGTGATTAATCCCGAAGCCGCCCAACATCAGGCAACTGAAGAACAGCCCAGTGACGCAGAACCGCAACCGCCCGTTACTGTAGCTTCTCATCCGGAGGCACCCTCTTTCATCAGCGATGGCTTAGCTCAGCTAGATGACAAGCTCTACAACCAGCAATGGCGTGAGGCAGACCGCCTGACCCTGACACTCATGCTGCAACTCGCAAAGCAAGAGCGCTGGCTAGACGAACAAACCATCAAACGAATTTCCGATAAGGCAGCAGTTCAGGCAATCGATCGGCTCTGGAGACAGTACAGCCAGAATTACTTGAAGCAAGAGTTTGGGTTTCAAGCCCAGTGTGCGCTCTACAGAAGCATGAAACCTGCCAAACTTGATGGCAAGATCGCCAGAGACGTAAAACTGCAGCAGGCAATTGACTTTGTGAATCAGGTCGGTTGGTGGACGCCCCGATTAAATTGCTTCCGGTTTTATGAGCAGCTCGACTTTCCCACCTCTAACTTATCTGGAACCGTTCGCCCCGGTCATCTGCCCGCTCTCTGGTTCTGGACAATTCCATCGTTAGAGTCCTTCCGGCTCGGCGGTATTGGCACTGGGTTAGGAGGCTGTCGTCTGATGGTCGATCGATTGGATGGGATGCTGGCTCACCTGGAGCGGCTGTTGCAGTAG
- a CDS encoding AI-2E family transporter: MKLGQWIGLIALLISLYILWQIRQVVLLIFAAVVFATALNSIVLRWRRSGIHRGLAAAMSVGILLIGLVLFGALIVPPFVGQFEQLSTLVPRGLEQFQQWAEILQAQLPGRSLVPDVSVLVRQVQPFATWAFNNFFSLFSNFLTVVLSLLLVLVLTIMFLINPAPYRQGFVLLFPAFYRRRVDEILSLCRVALVGWIRGILIDMVVIGFVSAIGLWILGVPLVLANASIAGLLEAIPNVGPTLSLIPPMAVALLDAPWKAVAVLILYFLIQQLEQYLLVPYVMQQQVSLLPAITLISQVVFAIFFGFLGLFLAIPLVIVGQIWLNEVLVKDILNDWQDSPRSAQSKAQSSTQSPEVVQINQ, from the coding sequence GTGAAACTTGGGCAGTGGATTGGTTTAATTGCGCTATTAATTTCACTTTATATCTTGTGGCAAATTCGCCAGGTTGTCCTGCTTATCTTTGCAGCAGTTGTTTTTGCAACAGCCTTGAATAGCATTGTGCTGCGATGGCGGCGATCGGGCATTCATCGAGGACTGGCAGCAGCGATGTCAGTCGGGATTTTGCTCATCGGGCTGGTCTTATTTGGTGCCCTCATTGTGCCGCCTTTTGTAGGTCAGTTTGAGCAGCTATCAACTCTGGTGCCGAGAGGGCTGGAGCAGTTTCAGCAATGGGCAGAGATATTGCAGGCACAACTTCCCGGACGTTCCCTTGTTCCAGATGTCAGTGTATTAGTGCGTCAAGTTCAGCCTTTTGCAACCTGGGCGTTTAATAATTTCTTTTCGCTATTCTCAAACTTCTTAACGGTGGTGTTGAGCTTATTGCTAGTCCTGGTTCTCACCATCATGTTTTTGATTAATCCTGCACCCTATCGTCAGGGCTTTGTCTTACTCTTTCCTGCCTTTTATCGTAGAAGAGTTGATGAAATTCTATCGCTTTGTCGCGTTGCGCTCGTTGGCTGGATTCGCGGCATTCTCATTGATATGGTTGTCATTGGTTTTGTGAGTGCGATCGGCTTATGGATTTTGGGTGTACCGCTCGTGTTAGCCAATGCTTCGATCGCAGGTTTACTTGAGGCGATTCCAAACGTTGGACCCACTCTCAGCTTGATTCCACCGATGGCAGTTGCGCTGCTTGATGCTCCCTGGAAAGCCGTCGCTGTCCTGATTCTGTATTTCCTGATCCAGCAGCTCGAACAGTACCTACTGGTGCCTTATGTGATGCAGCAGCAAGTTTCTTTACTTCCAGCCATCACGCTAATTTCCCAGGTTGTGTTTGCCATCTTCTTTGGTTTTTTGGGCTTATTTCTGGCAATTCCCCTGGTGATTGTCGGGCAAATTTGGCTTAATGAGGTTTTGGTCAAAGATATTTTGAACGACTGGCAAGACTCCCCGCGCAGTGCTCAATCTAAGGCTCAATCTAGTACTCAATCTCCAGAAGTTGTTCAAATTAATCAATAG